A single genomic interval of Petroclostridium xylanilyticum harbors:
- a CDS encoding uroporphyrinogen decarboxylase family protein — MNSRERILASINHKEPDRIPIDLGSTTSSGISGIAYKRLKKYLSIDKGHTRIYDVVQQQAQPEEEILDRFNIDVINIGRAFGTEDKDWYEIKLSNGDIVEFPTWFKPVLEEGGRYNAYSEDGTLIATMPEGATYYDQVYYPYIEGYPEDYTNIEQAMKKVSWFAFPANPWMYANEPDFWENLRKKALELQQNSDRALVIECGCSLLESGNYLRRMDNFLMDIYTEPDEVERLLDVLVERHLSMLEKVCKAVGDVADIVRFCDDLGTDLAPLMAPEIYRKIFKPRLTMMCDYVKKHSKMHILMHSCGSIYKLIPDLIEAGIEIFNPIQTTANEMDIVRLKKEFGKDITFWGGGCNTRSILNRATPEEVKDYVKRQIEIMAPGGGFVFNQEHNIMPDVPPENIIAMYDAVQEFSY; from the coding sequence ATGAATTCAAGAGAACGTATACTTGCCAGCATTAATCACAAAGAACCGGATCGTATTCCAATCGACTTAGGTTCAACAACAAGCTCAGGAATATCAGGAATTGCGTATAAGAGGTTAAAAAAATATTTATCTATTGATAAAGGGCATACAAGAATTTATGATGTTGTTCAACAACAAGCTCAACCTGAGGAAGAAATATTAGATAGGTTTAATATTGATGTTATTAATATAGGGAGAGCCTTTGGTACTGAAGATAAGGACTGGTATGAAATAAAACTTTCAAACGGAGATATTGTAGAATTTCCAACTTGGTTTAAACCGGTGCTTGAAGAAGGTGGACGTTATAATGCTTATTCTGAAGATGGAACATTGATTGCTACAATGCCAGAGGGTGCAACATATTATGACCAGGTATATTATCCTTATATTGAAGGATATCCTGAGGATTATACAAATATTGAGCAAGCAATGAAAAAAGTGAGTTGGTTTGCATTCCCTGCTAATCCATGGATGTATGCAAATGAACCTGATTTTTGGGAGAATCTACGCAAAAAGGCGCTTGAACTACAGCAAAATTCTGATCGTGCATTGGTCATTGAATGTGGATGTTCACTTTTAGAATCCGGGAATTATTTAAGACGAATGGATAATTTCTTAATGGATATATATACAGAGCCTGATGAAGTAGAACGATTATTAGATGTACTTGTTGAAAGGCATTTGTCCATGTTGGAAAAAGTATGTAAGGCAGTAGGAGATGTAGCGGATATTGTTCGTTTTTGTGATGATTTAGGAACAGACTTAGCACCATTAATGGCACCGGAAATTTATCGTAAAATTTTCAAACCAAGACTTACTATGATGTGTGATTATGTTAAAAAGCATAGCAAGATGCATATTTTAATGCATTCTTGTGGGTCCATTTATAAATTGATTCCGGATTTAATAGAAGCTGGAATTGAGATTTTTAATCCTATCCAGACAACTGCTAATGAAATGGATATTGTACGATTGAAAAAAGAGTTTGGAAAAGACATTACATTTTGGGGTGGAGGATGTAATACAAGAAGTATCTTAAATCGTGCAACACCGGAGGAAGTAAAAGATTATGTAAAAAGACAGATAGAAATAATGGCTCCCGGAGGAGGTTTTGTGTTTAATCAAGAACACAATATTATGCCTGATGTGCCGCCGGAAAATATTATTGCTATGTATGACGCTGTACAAGAATTTTCTTATTAG
- a CDS encoding TIM barrel protein has protein sequence MDPTHKEKYLNYLKQSIAAAKQVGASSVTIHSNALGEGGIVVNHYDNLSDTVKLCSMYDTLLACVKIAEEEQINLNLEALNITTDHVGNFLKYTQMGAEICRLIGSPRLKLLYDVYHMQINEGCICDTITNYGDQFGHVHVADVPGRHEPGTGEINYKKVIRHLEACGYTGFVGYELFPLTDTATAVKAIMEHC, from the coding sequence GTGGATCCGACTCATAAAGAAAAATATTTAAATTATTTAAAACAGTCTATTGCGGCAGCAAAACAGGTGGGTGCATCCAGTGTGACCATTCATTCCAATGCGTTGGGTGAAGGTGGCATAGTTGTTAATCACTATGATAATCTGTCTGATACCGTAAAGCTTTGCTCTATGTACGACACGCTTCTGGCCTGTGTAAAGATTGCAGAAGAAGAACAAATCAATCTGAATCTGGAAGCTTTGAACATTACGACAGATCATGTAGGAAACTTTCTGAAATATACCCAGATGGGAGCAGAAATCTGTCGCCTGATTGGTTCACCGCGGTTGAAACTGTTATATGATGTTTATCATATGCAAATCAATGAAGGATGTATCTGTGATACCATTACCAATTACGGAGATCAGTTCGGTCATGTCCATGTGGCAGATGTGCCTGGACGTCACGAGCCGGGAACCGGTGAGATTAATTATAAAAAAGTGATTCGTCATCTGGAAGCCTGTGGTTATACCGGATTTGTAGGATATGAATTATTCCCGCTTACCGATACGGCTACAGCAGTAAAAGCAATTATGGAACATTGCTAA
- the trpD gene encoding anthranilate phosphoribosyltransferase, whose translation MLKYAIAQLIKGENLAEEEASSAMEIIMDGQATPAQIAGFITALRMKGETIEEITGCAKVMRKKAQNIFPKLDYYIDTCGTGGDGAHTFNISTAAAFVAAAGGVPVAKHGNRSVSSKSGSADVLEALGVNIELSPEEVKECIEHVGIGFMFAPAFHKSMKYAAAPRKELGIRTIFNILGPLTNPAAAKGQILGVFDAQLVRPLALVLRNLGVERAMVVHGADGLDEITLTGETLVCELDENDIKEYRIDPRDYGFNLCSHQDLQGGDAQTNAKIILDVLNNQQGYALDVVILNSAAALYIGKKVQSLQEGIAKAREIIESGKAMEKLQQLIRFTKE comes from the coding sequence ATGTTAAAATATGCTATTGCTCAATTGATAAAAGGGGAAAACCTTGCCGAGGAAGAAGCGTCAAGCGCCATGGAAATTATTATGGACGGTCAAGCCACTCCGGCGCAAATTGCAGGCTTTATTACAGCTTTACGGATGAAAGGCGAGACCATTGAAGAAATTACAGGATGCGCAAAAGTAATGAGGAAAAAAGCGCAAAATATTTTTCCAAAATTGGATTATTATATAGATACTTGCGGAACAGGCGGTGACGGTGCCCATACTTTTAATATTTCAACTGCAGCTGCTTTTGTTGCTGCGGCAGGAGGGGTGCCGGTGGCTAAACACGGAAACCGTTCGGTATCCAGTAAAAGCGGAAGTGCAGATGTGTTGGAAGCTCTAGGGGTAAATATCGAATTATCCCCTGAAGAAGTAAAAGAATGTATCGAGCATGTGGGCATAGGATTTATGTTTGCACCTGCATTTCACAAATCTATGAAATATGCGGCAGCTCCCAGAAAAGAACTGGGAATTAGGACCATATTTAATATACTTGGGCCGCTAACCAATCCGGCAGCAGCAAAGGGACAAATTCTTGGCGTATTTGATGCTCAGCTGGTACGTCCTCTTGCTCTTGTTTTACGCAATCTGGGTGTTGAAAGGGCAATGGTAGTACATGGAGCTGACGGACTGGATGAAATTACTCTGACAGGAGAAACCCTTGTGTGTGAATTGGATGAGAATGATATTAAAGAATATAGGATTGACCCACGGGATTACGGATTTAACTTGTGTTCCCATCAAGACCTCCAAGGTGGAGATGCTCAAACCAATGCCAAAATTATTTTAGATGTGCTTAATAACCAACAGGGGTACGCATTGGATGTTGTGATTTTAAATAGTGCAGCAGCCTTATACATTGGCAAGAAGGTACAAAGTTTACAAGAAGGGATTGCTAAAGCCAGGGAAATCATTGAGAGTGGAAAAGCAATGGAAAAGTTACAGCAATTAATTAGATTTACAAAGGAGTGA
- a CDS encoding helix-turn-helix domain-containing protein: protein MAELPIKREDAVAFFRFQVISEMLDAPKGFIEATAKRLSKQQFNDVVNKRMVTFSERTIFKYYSNYKKYGFDGLKPKVRCDKGTHPGLDENLIRDILALKKELPNRSAAKIITMLTLAGRIEENSIHVRTVNRILHQYGYTRESLSKDNRIYVRHEKDRICAMWQSDVMSAFYIPDGNNGSRLAYLKSQIPGRTQRPLLCLEEDRI from the coding sequence ATGGCAGAACTGCCAATAAAACGGGAAGATGCCGTAGCTTTTTTCAGATTCCAAGTGATATCTGAAATGCTGGATGCACCAAAGGGATTTATTGAAGCTACTGCTAAAAGGCTTTCCAAGCAGCAGTTTAATGATGTAGTCAATAAACGGATGGTTACATTCTCTGAAAGGACTATTTTCAAGTATTATTCAAATTACAAAAAGTATGGCTTTGACGGCTTAAAGCCTAAGGTCAGGTGTGATAAAGGTACCCATCCAGGGCTGGATGAAAACCTTATCAGGGATATACTTGCCCTTAAAAAGGAGCTTCCTAACAGGTCTGCTGCAAAGATTATAACCATGCTCACCCTTGCAGGTAGAATCGAGGAAAATTCTATTCATGTAAGGACTGTAAACCGGATACTCCACCAGTATGGATATACTCGGGAGAGTTTATCAAAGGATAACCGCATATATGTAAGGCATGAAAAGGACAGAATCTGCGCCATGTGGCAGAGTGATGTAATGAGCGCATTTTACATACCCGATGGTAATAACGGCAGCAGACTGGCATATCTAAAAAGTCAAATCCCTGGCAGAACTCAACGACCTCTACTTTGCCTGGAAGAAGACAGAATATGA
- a CDS encoding AAA family ATPase, with translation MFDKYSGSLSIFAQEYVNKLQERQIKIVAITNHNKFVREEYLVIKEKAEKKGILVLPGVEISISDGKSGLHLLCIFPEQLADIDRYENQCLIEKFITNMFPNRRFDDQGDPLKSDKNLKEMVNILEGLGIKYMIIPAHVDGNKGCFKEWSFSSIIPFINREWIRRKIMAFQDISHSSRQKYENEAHAIAKRMDIQDRLLIPAYIEASDPKCIDEVGRKFSFIKLGELSFEALYFALSQPELRLMKGMDQGEKVPCIKNISFLTQKGLKGVNIHFNTGLNNLVGIRGSGKSTIIEAVRYVFEIDADDDRDYKNGLMKDLTVLKIL, from the coding sequence TTGTTTGACAAGTATTCTGGTAGTTTGAGTATATTTGCCCAAGAATATGTAAACAAATTGCAAGAACGTCAGATTAAAATAGTTGCAATTACAAATCATAATAAGTTTGTACGAGAAGAATATCTGGTAATTAAAGAAAAGGCTGAAAAGAAAGGAATATTGGTACTGCCGGGCGTTGAAATTTCTATTTCGGATGGAAAAAGCGGACTGCACCTGTTGTGTATTTTCCCAGAGCAGCTGGCCGACATTGATAGATATGAAAACCAATGCTTGATTGAAAAATTTATTACAAATATGTTTCCTAACAGGAGATTTGATGACCAAGGGGATCCCTTGAAATCTGATAAAAATCTAAAAGAAATGGTAAATATATTAGAAGGGTTAGGTATTAAATACATGATTATTCCTGCCCATGTAGATGGCAATAAAGGGTGTTTTAAAGAATGGTCTTTTAGTTCTATCATTCCATTTATTAACAGAGAATGGATAAGAAGAAAAATAATGGCTTTTCAAGACATAAGCCATTCATCAAGACAAAAATATGAAAATGAAGCACACGCAATTGCTAAAAGAATGGATATACAGGATAGACTGTTAATACCGGCGTATATAGAGGCATCTGATCCTAAGTGCATAGATGAAGTAGGCAGGAAATTCAGTTTTATCAAATTGGGAGAACTGAGCTTTGAAGCATTGTATTTTGCACTTTCACAGCCGGAGCTGAGGTTGATGAAGGGAATGGACCAAGGGGAAAAAGTACCTTGTATAAAAAATATCAGTTTTCTGACTCAAAAGGGTCTTAAGGGCGTGAATATTCATTTTAACACTGGACTTAACAACCTCGTAGGAATCCGTGGCTCAGGAAAATCAACAATTATTGAGGCTGTCAGATATGTATTTGAAATAGATGCAGATGATGATAGGGATTATAAAAACGGTCTTATGAAAGACTTGACCGTATTGAAGATACTGTAA
- the iolG gene encoding inositol 2-dehydrogenase has protein sequence MMKVGIIGAGRIGKVHAKNISMFVPEIEIKTIADPFMNGQTEEFAKKCGIPNVTKDANDILNDPEIDAVLICSSTDTHSKYIIEAAKAGKHIFCEKPIDYDLKKVHEAIDAAKNAGVKLQIGFCRRFDHNHHAVYQMVRDGKVGKVNIIKISSRDPEPPPIAYVKVSGGIFYDMMIHDFDMARFLAGSEVTEVNAVGSVLVDPEIGAAGDVDTAVVTLKFENGAIGIIDNSRKAVYGYDQRVEVFGSEGCARNENDIPNTAVLSNESGTSYENPYKIMWDRYTGAFVAEIQAFVDAIVNDKETPVTGMDGLYPVLMAAAATKSLKEGRPIKISEVE, from the coding sequence ATTATGAAGGTAGGTATTATTGGTGCCGGAAGAATCGGCAAAGTACACGCAAAAAATATTTCCATGTTTGTACCGGAAATTGAGATTAAAACCATTGCAGATCCATTTATGAATGGGCAGACGGAAGAATTTGCAAAAAAATGTGGAATTCCCAATGTGACTAAGGATGCAAATGACATTTTAAATGATCCAGAAATTGATGCAGTTTTAATTTGCTCTTCTACAGATACACACTCCAAATATATTATAGAAGCAGCAAAGGCAGGAAAACATATTTTTTGCGAAAAACCAATTGATTATGATTTGAAAAAAGTACATGAAGCAATCGATGCTGCAAAAAATGCAGGTGTAAAGCTGCAGATTGGGTTCTGCCGTCGATTTGACCACAATCATCATGCCGTATACCAGATGGTACGTGACGGAAAAGTCGGAAAAGTCAACATTATTAAAATCAGCTCCAGAGATCCGGAACCACCTCCTATTGCTTATGTAAAGGTATCCGGCGGTATCTTCTATGACATGATGATCCATGATTTTGATATGGCACGTTTTCTGGCTGGTTCTGAAGTTACAGAGGTTAATGCAGTAGGCTCTGTGTTGGTAGATCCTGAGATCGGTGCAGCAGGCGATGTAGATACTGCTGTTGTTACACTGAAATTTGAAAACGGTGCAATTGGAATTATCGACAATAGCCGTAAGGCAGTTTACGGATACGACCAGCGTGTGGAAGTTTTCGGTTCTGAGGGATGTGCTCGCAATGAAAATGATATTCCAAATACGGCGGTATTATCTAACGAAAGCGGAACAAGCTATGAAAATCCATATAAGATTATGTGGGATCGTTACACAGGTGCTTTTGTTGCAGAAATACAGGCATTTGTGGATGCTATTGTTAATGATAAAGAGACTCCGGTTACCGGCATGGACGGGTTGTATCCTGTATTAATGGCTGCGGCAGCAACTAAGTCATTAAAGGAAGGAAGACCAATAAAAATATCGGAGGTAGAATAA
- a CDS encoding ABC transporter permease, producing MGNIAIEKNSPSSQKEASKEKARIIFRKYGIFLIFIGMVILMSFLSPNFLTPSNLINVIRQVAVVAIVGFGVTMIIITTGIDLASGSVIALVSVIAASFAHPNQYPVIVPVIVGLAVGALTGFISGIIVSKGKIPAFIATLGMMIGARGAALIYSNGKPITNFSDSFDFIGRGYILGIPFMIYVLAVAFIVSHVLLSKTKFGKYVYAIGGNEQAAVVSGINVSKYLLLVYTYAGLMSGLAGVLFTSRISAGQPTAAVGYELDAIAGVVIGGTSLSGGIGTITGTMIGALIIGVLNNGLDLLHVSAYWQQIVKAFIIVGAVLIDKMRHK from the coding sequence ATGGGCAATATAGCTATAGAAAAAAATAGTCCTTCTTCGCAAAAGGAAGCAAGTAAAGAGAAGGCCAGGATAATATTTCGAAAGTATGGAATATTTTTAATTTTTATTGGTATGGTCATACTAATGTCATTTCTTTCACCAAACTTCTTAACTCCAAGCAACTTAATCAATGTTATTAGGCAAGTGGCGGTTGTAGCCATCGTAGGATTCGGTGTCACAATGATTATTATCACTACCGGGATTGACTTAGCGTCCGGCTCAGTCATTGCTTTGGTATCGGTTATTGCAGCTAGCTTTGCACACCCGAACCAATATCCTGTTATCGTCCCGGTTATAGTAGGATTAGCAGTAGGTGCACTTACAGGCTTCATTAGTGGGATCATTGTATCTAAGGGAAAAATTCCTGCTTTTATTGCGACACTGGGAATGATGATTGGTGCTAGAGGTGCGGCCCTAATATATAGTAATGGAAAGCCGATTACCAATTTTTCAGACTCTTTTGACTTTATTGGAAGAGGGTATATCTTAGGTATACCGTTTATGATTTATGTATTGGCGGTGGCATTTATTGTTAGTCATGTTCTACTGAGCAAAACGAAGTTTGGAAAGTATGTATATGCTATTGGAGGAAATGAACAAGCCGCTGTTGTATCCGGTATTAATGTCAGCAAATATCTATTATTAGTTTATACTTATGCTGGGCTTATGTCAGGGCTTGCAGGGGTGTTATTTACTTCTAGAATTAGTGCGGGGCAACCTACCGCAGCAGTAGGATATGAACTAGATGCCATTGCAGGGGTTGTTATTGGAGGTACAAGTTTATCCGGAGGAATCGGTACAATTACCGGAACAATGATTGGTGCTCTTATTATTGGCGTGTTAAATAATGGATTGGATTTACTACATGTATCTGCCTACTGGCAGCAGATTGTAAAAGCTTTCATTATTGTAGGAGCGGTATTAATTGATAAGATGAGACATAAATAA
- the trpE gene encoding anthranilate synthase component I has product MYYPSLEQYQEWSVSSKVIPVSYEMNADTETPISLFKKFSTDQYCYLFESVEGGERWARYSFMGRKPLSIFKTVNGNTSIQMYNEEKRVNKNPIKILKELLEQLKSRTFSHLPRFYGGVVGYFSYDFVRYYENIEDKNMDEIGLPDCHLIIPEEVVVFDHLKQKIYIIVNTIPQYRQNVYNVYNEAIKKIDNIISELSVEATSSRKLKNDIAKANIEFSCSVSKEQFCSNVKKAKQYIKDGDIFQVVLSQRLKSRYDGDPFDVYRILRTLNPSPYMYFLKFDDYSIAGASPEMLVRVEQGVVETCPIAGTRPRGKSAEEDEVLADELLKDEKEIAEHIMLVDLGRNDVGRVCEFGSVKAENLMHIEKYSHVMHMVTNVQGILRKDKSPVDVLTGLLPAGTVSGAPKVRAMEIIEEIENLKRGVYAGAIGYIGFDGNLDTCIAIRTAIFRQGYVYVQAGAGIVADSIPEKEYEETLNKAQALISAVKKAGGAV; this is encoded by the coding sequence ATGTATTATCCATCACTTGAACAGTATCAGGAATGGAGTGTTTCTTCAAAGGTTATACCTGTAAGCTATGAAATGAATGCCGATACCGAAACACCCATATCTCTTTTTAAAAAATTTTCTACAGACCAGTATTGCTATCTTTTTGAAAGTGTCGAAGGAGGAGAGAGATGGGCAAGATACTCATTCATGGGGAGAAAACCTTTAAGTATATTCAAAACAGTAAATGGAAATACATCCATACAGATGTACAATGAAGAAAAAAGAGTGAATAAAAATCCTATCAAGATCCTTAAAGAATTGCTTGAACAGCTAAAAAGCCGGACATTCAGCCATTTACCAAGATTTTATGGAGGAGTGGTAGGATATTTTAGTTACGATTTTGTCAGATATTATGAAAATATCGAGGATAAGAACATGGATGAAATAGGTTTGCCTGACTGTCATTTGATTATACCGGAAGAAGTAGTTGTTTTTGACCACCTAAAGCAAAAAATATATATCATTGTAAATACCATTCCGCAATATAGGCAAAATGTTTATAATGTTTATAATGAAGCTATTAAAAAAATTGACAATATTATATCTGAATTATCGGTTGAAGCCACAAGCAGCAGAAAGTTAAAAAATGATATAGCAAAAGCTAATATTGAATTTTCATGCAGTGTTTCTAAGGAACAATTCTGCAGTAATGTTAAAAAGGCAAAACAATACATCAAAGATGGGGATATTTTTCAGGTAGTCTTATCTCAAAGGTTGAAATCAAGGTATGATGGAGACCCCTTTGATGTCTATCGTATATTAAGAACCTTAAATCCTTCACCTTATATGTATTTTTTGAAATTTGACGATTACTCCATAGCCGGTGCTTCTCCCGAGATGCTGGTGCGCGTCGAGCAAGGGGTTGTGGAAACCTGTCCTATTGCAGGTACAAGACCCAGGGGAAAAAGTGCCGAAGAGGATGAAGTATTGGCAGATGAATTGCTGAAGGATGAAAAAGAAATTGCCGAACATATCATGCTTGTAGACCTGGGGCGCAATGATGTAGGCAGGGTGTGCGAGTTTGGAAGTGTAAAAGCCGAGAATCTCATGCACATAGAAAAATATTCCCACGTAATGCATATGGTGACAAACGTGCAAGGAATCCTGCGAAAGGATAAGTCGCCTGTTGATGTATTGACCGGACTGCTTCCGGCCGGTACAGTTTCAGGAGCACCCAAGGTACGGGCAATGGAAATTATTGAAGAAATTGAAAATCTCAAGCGGGGAGTTTATGCTGGAGCGATAGGATATATAGGGTTTGACGGCAACCTGGATACCTGCATAGCAATCCGCACGGCAATATTCAGGCAAGGATACGTCTATGTACAGGCAGGTGCAGGAATTGTTGCCGATTCAATCCCCGAAAAGGAATATGAGGAAACTTTAAATAAAGCACAGGCGTTGATAAGTGCGGTTAAAAAGGCGGGTGGAGCAGTATGA
- a CDS encoding type II toxin-antitoxin system RelE/ParE family toxin, translating to MHKLIILPPAARFLKKLKEKPLKAAFQKAVDEILLDPYVGELKTGNLLGVYGYDVFYNKTNYELAYTIVEENDKTVVVILAGTRENFYEELKRYIKKI from the coding sequence ATGCATAAATTAATTATTTTGCCTCCTGCTGCCCGTTTTCTGAAAAAACTCAAAGAAAAACCGCTCAAGGCAGCATTTCAAAAAGCTGTTGATGAAATACTTCTGGATCCCTACGTCGGCGAACTTAAAACGGGCAATTTATTGGGTGTTTATGGTTATGATGTTTTTTACAATAAAACAAACTATGAGCTTGCCTATACCATCGTTGAAGAAAATGACAAAACCGTTGTCGTTATCCTTGCCGGTACCCGTGAAAATTTCTATGAGGAATTGAAACGGTATATAAAAAAGATTTAA
- a CDS encoding uroporphyrinogen decarboxylase family protein produces MRKWLFEILSSKERCALPIMTYPGLEFVKKNIMDVITDGKAQYECMEALAKKYPSAAAVTIMDLSVEAEAFGSPVKFSYNEVPAVSARIITDMESANALKIPKVGDARTSVYIKAAELAAKNIKDRPVFGGEIGPFSLAGRLLDMTEIMVLSMLEPEMVHTVLEKCTEFLIEFAKAFKSAEANGIIIAEPAAGLLSPEMCTEFSSNYVKKIVEAVQDDHFMVILHNCGNTKNLVPSLLSTGAMGYHFGNAVKMEDIMPQMPWGRVAFGNIDPAGVFKNGTVSDMESKVWELLEKTAIYKNFVLSSGCDVPPGTSLENVEVFYDTLERFNNTVFKKKSIGTVLIVKIC; encoded by the coding sequence ATGAGAAAATGGTTGTTTGAGATTTTGAGCTCCAAGGAAAGATGTGCACTACCTATTATGACTTATCCGGGGCTGGAGTTTGTTAAGAAGAATATTATGGATGTTATTACAGACGGAAAAGCACAGTATGAGTGTATGGAAGCTCTAGCTAAAAAATATCCGTCGGCGGCAGCAGTGACAATAATGGACCTATCTGTTGAGGCGGAAGCTTTCGGCAGCCCGGTAAAATTTTCATACAATGAAGTGCCTGCTGTTTCAGCAAGGATCATAACGGATATGGAAAGTGCAAACGCATTAAAAATACCGAAAGTTGGCGATGCACGTACATCGGTGTATATTAAAGCGGCAGAGCTTGCGGCAAAAAACATTAAGGACCGTCCGGTCTTCGGTGGGGAAATCGGCCCCTTTTCTCTGGCAGGAAGGCTTCTTGATATGACAGAAATAATGGTATTAAGCATGCTGGAACCTGAAATGGTCCACACTGTACTGGAAAAGTGTACCGAATTCCTCATTGAATTCGCAAAAGCATTTAAAAGTGCCGAGGCGAATGGTATAATCATTGCAGAGCCGGCAGCCGGATTGTTATCGCCTGAAATGTGTACGGAATTTTCATCTAACTATGTAAAAAAGATTGTTGAAGCAGTACAAGACGATCATTTTATGGTTATACTTCATAACTGTGGCAATACAAAAAATCTTGTACCTTCATTGCTTTCAACAGGGGCCATGGGGTACCACTTCGGTAATGCGGTTAAAATGGAAGATATTATGCCGCAAATGCCGTGGGGGAGAGTTGCATTTGGAAATATCGACCCGGCAGGAGTATTTAAAAACGGTACTGTCAGTGATATGGAGTCAAAGGTGTGGGAGTTGCTTGAAAAAACAGCTATCTACAAAAATTTTGTATTGTCATCCGGCTGTGATGTCCCGCCGGGGACTTCGCTGGAGAATGTGGAAGTTTTTTATGATACCCTTGAAAGGTTTAATAATACAGTGTTTAAAAAAAAGTCAATAGGGACGGTTCTCATTGTCAAGATTTGCTAA
- a CDS encoding anthranilate synthase component II: MILIIDNYDSFTYNLYQYVGSLCSDIEVIRNDKITIGEIEQKCPTHIIISPGPGFPATAGISIDVIKKFYTSIPILGVCLGHQAIGEAFGGKIVHAKELFHGKSSVVNLEECPLFKGIPEKIRAARYHSLIVEKETLPQDLKIIAYTDDNEIMGVCHRKYPVFGIQFHPESIITEYGMDIIKNFLEIGKDEMRGR, from the coding sequence ATGATTCTAATTATCGATAATTATGATTCTTTTACCTATAACCTCTATCAATATGTTGGGAGTCTTTGCAGTGATATTGAGGTAATAAGAAATGATAAAATTACTATTGGGGAAATTGAGCAAAAGTGTCCAACGCACATTATTATTTCTCCGGGTCCCGGTTTCCCGGCTACAGCAGGAATCTCAATAGATGTCATAAAAAAATTTTATACTTCCATTCCCATTTTGGGTGTATGCCTGGGACATCAGGCCATTGGAGAGGCTTTTGGAGGAAAAATTGTCCATGCAAAAGAATTATTTCACGGAAAGTCATCGGTTGTCAATCTGGAAGAATGTCCTCTATTTAAGGGAATTCCTGAAAAAATAAGGGCTGCCAGGTATCATTCTTTAATCGTAGAAAAAGAGACACTACCACAAGACCTAAAGATTATTGCTTATACTGATGATAATGAAATTATGGGAGTATGTCACAGAAAATATCCTGTCTTTGGTATACAATTTCATCCCGAATCTATTATTACAGAATACGGGATGGATATTATAAAAAATTTTTTAGAGATTGGAAAAGATGAGATGAGAGGGAGATGA
- a CDS encoding AbrB/MazE/SpoVT family DNA-binding domain-containing protein — MLKKRISVSQKRQITIPIEFFNSVGIEKEVECYVQNNAIVIRPVRESSGEFDEQILADLISQGLSGQELLARFKEIRRQIRPAVENLLDEARLAAAGKSQFSTYEDVFDMEDQ, encoded by the coding sequence ATGTTAAAAAAACGCATTTCCGTATCCCAGAAACGTCAAATAACCATTCCTATTGAGTTTTTTAACAGTGTTGGCATTGAAAAAGAAGTTGAGTGCTATGTTCAAAACAACGCCATCGTTATCCGCCCTGTGCGCGAAAGCAGCGGTGAGTTTGATGAGCAAATCCTTGCTGATTTAATATCGCAGGGACTTTCCGGGCAGGAGCTTCTCGCAAGGTTCAAGGAGATACGCCGCCAAATCCGTCCTGCTGTTGAAAACCTGCTTGACGAAGCTCGTCTTGCTGCTGCCGGCAAATCTCAATTTTCCACATATGAGGATGTTTTTGACATGGAGGATCAATAA